A region from the Rubricoccus marinus genome encodes:
- a CDS encoding sensor histidine kinase, translating to MNPLQEARPTAGGELRVDRLDGSGTDALLYEVWESAGADPWIQLSPGGETAPLRLETTTIGALYSIVERHAAAADVDAIGIGVNEGALLMTFQQDVPLAAVIGGGLLAVLLSIAAFAAVSARRKATMYRQIARYESKSREAERASLARELHDGPLQQLSLLARSDFESAPELRERLRSVAKEVRSVAAALRPPALDRFGLGPALEDLAARWETAPTPLAVRVRAEGLNLSTGAELAVYRVAQEALTNAAKHGQAQTAWVFVQCTADAAELIIRDDGVGIDERFSTGAPDRLVREGHFGLAGMAERASALSGSLAVGRGPGRSGTEVRLTIPIGAVEARGSMRLAA from the coding sequence ATGAATCCTCTTCAAGAAGCCCGACCGACCGCGGGTGGCGAACTGCGCGTTGACAGGCTCGACGGCTCGGGAACGGACGCGCTTCTTTACGAGGTATGGGAGAGTGCAGGCGCAGATCCATGGATTCAACTCTCGCCTGGTGGCGAAACCGCCCCACTCCGTTTGGAGACGACTACGATTGGCGCGCTGTATTCGATTGTAGAGCGGCATGCCGCTGCCGCCGATGTGGACGCCATCGGGATCGGGGTTAACGAGGGAGCCCTTTTGATGACGTTCCAGCAAGACGTTCCCTTGGCAGCAGTCATCGGTGGAGGGCTTCTGGCAGTGTTACTTTCGATTGCCGCCTTCGCGGCGGTGTCGGCGCGTCGCAAGGCGACGATGTACCGCCAAATCGCACGGTACGAGTCCAAATCGCGCGAGGCTGAGCGGGCGAGTCTTGCCCGCGAGTTGCACGACGGCCCGCTTCAGCAACTCTCCCTGCTCGCGCGTTCGGATTTTGAATCGGCGCCTGAACTGCGAGAGCGACTTCGCAGCGTAGCCAAAGAGGTGCGGTCTGTCGCGGCGGCTCTCCGCCCCCCTGCTCTTGACCGCTTCGGCCTAGGCCCAGCCCTGGAGGATCTCGCCGCACGCTGGGAGACGGCCCCGACTCCATTGGCCGTGCGCGTCCGTGCGGAGGGGCTGAACCTCTCTACAGGCGCAGAGTTGGCGGTGTACCGGGTTGCGCAGGAAGCGCTCACGAACGCAGCCAAGCATGGGCAGGCGCAGACCGCGTGGGTGTTCGTCCAGTGCACGGCCGACGCGGCCGAGCTCATCATCCGCGACGACGGCGTGGGGATTGACGAGCGGTTCAGCACGGGTGCTCCAGACAGACTTGTGCGCGAGGGCCATTTTGGACTGGCGGGGATGGCGGAGCGCGCGAGTGCGCTGAGTGGATCGCTTGCGGTTGGGCGGGGTCCTGGTCGGTCC
- a CDS encoding DUF1508 domain-containing protein, whose product MAGFLFRTNALGKHYWILRDGNNETIADAQQGDGYENERDAKHGADVFTNLGHDAPRREISEGTSTGANPEFEYFESARNKQWYWRFRAKNGRVVADGSEGYGSRSNVTRAIDNVQTELTKLRDVGGSETPPSDSPYA is encoded by the coding sequence ATGGCTGGATTCCTCTTTAGAACAAACGCTCTCGGTAAGCACTACTGGATCCTCCGAGACGGGAACAACGAGACCATTGCGGACGCCCAGCAAGGTGATGGTTACGAGAACGAACGCGACGCGAAGCATGGCGCCGACGTGTTCACGAACCTGGGCCACGACGCTCCCCGCCGAGAGATTTCAGAGGGTACCTCAACGGGCGCCAATCCTGAGTTCGAGTACTTCGAGAGCGCCAGGAACAAGCAGTGGTACTGGCGTTTCCGTGCCAAGAACGGCCGCGTGGTCGCCGACGGCTCCGAGGGATACGGCTCTCGCTCCAACGTGACGCGTGCGATCGACAACGTCCAAACCGAGCTCACGAAGCTTCGCGACGTCGGTGGCTCCGAAACTCCACCGAGCGACAGCCCCTACGCCTGA